The Cervus canadensis isolate Bull #8, Minnesota chromosome X, ASM1932006v1, whole genome shotgun sequence genome contains a region encoding:
- the LOC122435544 gene encoding casein kinase I-like produces MDLLGPSLEDLFNFCSRKFTMKTILMLADQMISRLEYVHTHNLIHRDIKPENFLMGTGQQWKQLFLIDFGLAKKYRDPRTGQHIRYKKGKSLTGTPLYASITAHLGRQSRRDDMESLGYVLMYFNRASLPWQGLQAATTKETFEKIREMKTTTSVDVLCDGFPIQFAMYLKYCCGLSFEEAPDYRYLRRLFRLLFRTLNYQYDYAFDWVVLKQKAEQQAASSSGQGQQAQPPAPPGNQSEETKSEAKGSKA; encoded by the coding sequence ATGGATCTTCTGGGACCCAGCCTTGAAGACCTCTTCAATTTCTGTTCAAGAAAGTTCACTATGAAAACTATACTTATGTTAGCTGATCAGATGATCAGTAGACTCgaatatgtgcatacacacaatCTGATACACAGAGACATTAAACCAGAAAACTTCCTAATGGGTACTGGGCAGCAGTGGAAGCAGTTATTCCTTATCGATTTTGGTTTGGCCAAGAAGTACAGAGACCCCAGGACGGGGCAACACATACGGTACAAAAAGGGTAAAAGTCTCACTGGCACGCCTCTCTATGCTAGCATCACTGCACATCTTGGTCGACAGAGTCGCCGAGATGACATGGAATCATTAGGATAtgttttgatgtattttaatAGAGCCAGCCTGCCATGGCAAGGATTACAGGCTGCAACAACGAaggaaacatttgaaaagattaGAGAAATGAAGACGACTACATCCGTTGATGTTTTATGTGACGGCTTTCCTATACAATTTGCCATGTATTTAAAGTATTGTTGTGGGCTGTCCTTTGAGGAAGCCCCGGATTACAGATATCTGAGGCGGCTATTCCGCCTTCTTTTCAGGACCCTGAATTACCAATATGACTATGCATTTGACTGGGTAGTGTTAAAGCAGAAAGCAGAACAGCAGGCTGCCTCTTCAAGTGGGCAGGGTCAGCAGGCCCAACCCCCGGCCCCCCCAGGCAATCaatctgaggaaaccaaaagtgaAGCCAAAGGTTCCAAGGCATGA